One genomic window of Oncorhynchus masou masou isolate Uvic2021 unplaced genomic scaffold, UVic_Omas_1.1 unplaced_scaffold_518, whole genome shotgun sequence includes the following:
- the LOC135535815 gene encoding ubiquitin carboxyl-terminal hydrolase 37-like, which yields MTLPRASSATRSMTLPRASSATRGPEETQGARGERVALVNMELLGLPNIGNTCFLNATLQCLLVLPSFSKEILNQEQLWSSSPFSNLLRCLSDVHRSGRPDSVANQASKADLMWQVKYSLSGYDLKYLGDTQQDAHELLVDMLCQLKEEGMILKTLGMNYTCPVSQLEFQLVSVRTCTSCGRESSTREDYNHLSLDFSPERTLLSSLALTFKSEKVEFTCEGCKGLHASKVEQFHTLPLVLVLHLKRFGGPGGLEKLEAPLLFPSELRLSTLCGDMVPHLHSASPQALTSQAPSIQGSIPQTLASQVSSPPGETKDSALFCSEAEASAVSEWLLPADWRRLSFGRLRKLRAREREAPAHRA from the exons ATGACTCTTCCCAGGGCCAGCTCAGCCACCAGAAGCATGACTCTTCCCAGGGCCAGCTCAGCCACCAGAGGGCCAGAAGAGACCCAGGGGGCCAGAGGAGAACGGGTGGCACTGGTCAACATGGAACTTCTTGG GTTGCCTAACATTGGCAACACTTGCTTCCTTAACGCCACCCTACAGTGCCTCCTGGTCCTGCCATCATTCTCAAAGGAAATCCTGAACCAGGAACAACTCTGgagctcctcccccttctccaacCTGCTCAG GTGTCTGTCTGATGTGCACCGTTCTGGTCGACCTGACAGTGTGGCAAACCAGGCCTCAAAAGCAGACCTCATGTGGCAGGTCAAGTACTCCTTGTCGGGATACGATTTGAAGTATCTGGGGGACACGCAACAG GACGCACACGAGTTACTTGTGGATATGCTGTGCCAGCTGAAGGAGGAGGGCATGATTCTGAAGACACTCGGGATGAACTATACCTGCCCTGTTTCCCAGCTGGAGTTCCAACTTGTGTCGGTGCGCACATGTACCAG CTGTGGGCGCGAGTCGTCTACCAGAGAGGACTACAACCACCTCTCATTGGACTTCAGCCCTGAGCGCACCTTGCTGAGCAGCCTGGCACTCACTTTCAAA AGTGAAAAGGTTGAATTCACATGTGAGGGCTGTAAAGGCCTCCACGCCTCAAAGGTGGAGCAGTTCCACACACTGCCTCT TGTGCTGGTTCTGCATCTGAAGAGGTTTGGAGGACCTGGGGGGTTGGAGAAGCTGGAGGCTCCTCTTTTGTTTCCTTCGGAGCTGAGGCTCTCCACCCTCTGTGGGGACATGGTGCCACACCTGCACAGTGCCAGCCCACAGGCCCTCACCAGCCAGGCCCCCAGCATCCAGGGGTCCATCCCCCAGACCCTCGCCAGCCAAGTCTCCAGCCCACCTGGAGAGACCAAAGACAGCGCCCTCTTCTGTTCAG AAGCAGAAGCCAGTGCAGTCAGTGAATGGTTACTACCAGCTGACTGGCGTCGTCTCTCATTTGGGAGGCTCCGCAAACTCCG GGCAAGAGAGCGGGAGGCCCCAGCACACAGGGCCTAA